In a genomic window of Nostoc sp. UHCC 0870:
- a CDS encoding TIGR02652 family protein, protein MMNPGLQYPMFGADIQCPHCRQTIPALTLTDTYLCPRHGAFEANPKTGELVHLQSGRHWRRWNNEWYRQHTHPDGIRFEIHEALDKLYTQGYRATRVIIARRYQELMSGYLERSTPWRSGQQEASSARLYGLPVEFSPEPAEDDCWEVINFDLDKEPGVPVRYPYFRLFE, encoded by the coding sequence ATGATGAATCCAGGCTTGCAGTACCCTATGTTTGGTGCTGACATACAGTGTCCCCATTGTCGCCAAACCATTCCGGCATTGACACTGACTGATACCTATTTATGCCCCCGTCATGGCGCATTTGAAGCTAACCCCAAAACTGGAGAGTTAGTTCATCTACAATCTGGGCGACATTGGCGACGGTGGAACAACGAATGGTATAGACAGCACACTCATCCTGATGGCATTCGGTTTGAAATCCACGAAGCCTTAGATAAGTTATACACCCAAGGCTATCGAGCAACACGAGTGATCATCGCCAGACGTTATCAGGAGTTGATGAGTGGCTATCTAGAACGCAGCACACCTTGGCGTTCTGGACAGCAGGAAGCATCATCTGCACGACTATACGGCTTACCTGTAGAATTTAGTCCCGAACCAGCCGAAGATGATTGCTGGGAAGTGATTAATTTCGATTTAGACAAAGAACCCGGTGTTCCCGTGCGCTACCCTTATTTCAGATTATTTGAGTAA
- a CDS encoding gamma carbonic anhydrase family protein, which translates to MSISSYWPSPDFSQAAFIASNAVVMGSVNIAAGVSIWYAAVVRADVERIDIGECTNIQDGAILHGDPGLPTILEDHVTIGHRAVVHSAHIERGCLIGIGAVVLDGVRVGSGSIIGAGAVVTKNIPPLSLVVGIPGKVLRPVTPAEAAGLIEHAERYKKLALVHAGKGTDIGFNS; encoded by the coding sequence GTGTCTATCTCTTCTTACTGGCCTTCTCCCGATTTTTCTCAAGCCGCCTTCATTGCATCCAATGCTGTTGTTATGGGTTCGGTTAACATAGCAGCCGGAGTCAGCATTTGGTATGCAGCAGTAGTGAGGGCAGATGTAGAACGCATTGACATTGGCGAATGCACAAATATTCAAGACGGGGCAATTTTACACGGTGATCCTGGTTTGCCCACGATTTTAGAAGATCATGTGACTATAGGACATCGTGCTGTAGTCCATTCTGCCCACATTGAACGCGGCTGTTTAATTGGCATCGGCGCAGTGGTTTTAGATGGAGTTAGAGTAGGATCTGGTAGCATCATTGGTGCTGGTGCAGTAGTAACCAAGAATATACCCCCCTTATCTTTAGTTGTGGGCATTCCCGGCAAAGTTTTACGTCCAGTTACACCAGCCGAAGCCGCAGGACTCATTGAACACGCCGAACGTTACAAAAAGTTAGCCTTAGTACACGCTGGGAAGGGAACGGATATTGGGTTTAATTCGTAA
- a CDS encoding photosystem II protein Y, which produces MDNLDFRVVVVLAPIAVAGGWAAFNIGAAAIRQVQNFLNREA; this is translated from the coding sequence ATGGATAATCTTGATTTTCGTGTAGTGGTTGTTTTAGCACCAATCGCTGTTGCTGGTGGCTGGGCTGCATTTAATATTGGTGCTGCGGCTATCAGACAAGTGCAAAACTTTTTGAATAGAGAAGCCTAA
- a CDS encoding Uma2 family endonuclease, with product MVAQITPLDICWQPLPDDFQLEDEPVENTGQPILAGALRESLEISGFIQEQMLIASNFAICATVNGQFIAKAPDWVYTPRVNQIVGDRTSYTPYLEGEIPAIVMEFLSQTEGEEYSSKRTYPPGKWFFYEQILQVPIYIIFDPDGGLLEFHQLENGRYELKQPDENGRHWIATMGLFLGTWRGTKEGRTGYWLRWWDESGNLLPWAVEMLEQERQRAEQERQRAEQERQRAEQERLQKERLIAYLQSQGIDPNSLLTDGTEG from the coding sequence ATGGTAGCCCAAATCACGCCACTAGACATTTGTTGGCAACCATTGCCTGATGATTTTCAGCTAGAGGATGAACCAGTGGAAAATACAGGTCAGCCAATCCTGGCTGGTGCTTTGCGTGAAAGCTTAGAAATTAGTGGGTTCATCCAAGAGCAAATGTTAATCGCATCGAATTTTGCGATTTGTGCCACAGTCAATGGGCAATTTATTGCTAAAGCACCAGATTGGGTGTATACTCCCCGTGTAAATCAAATAGTGGGCGATCGCACCAGCTATACTCCTTACTTAGAAGGAGAAATCCCGGCGATAGTCATGGAATTTTTATCCCAGACGGAAGGGGAAGAGTATTCATCAAAGCGCACCTACCCGCCGGGGAAGTGGTTTTTCTACGAACAAATTTTACAAGTTCCCATTTACATCATTTTTGATCCAGATGGTGGATTGTTGGAGTTTCATCAACTAGAAAATGGACGCTATGAGTTAAAGCAACCAGATGAAAATGGTCGCCATTGGATAGCGACTATGGGATTATTTTTAGGAACTTGGCGCGGGACGAAAGAGGGGAGAACTGGTTATTGGTTGAGATGGTGGGATGAATCGGGTAATTTGTTACCTTGGGCTGTAGAGATGCTGGAACAAGAACGCCAGCGTGCGGAACAAGAACGCCAGCGTGCGGAACAGGAACGACAACGTGCTGAACAGGAACGCCTGCAAAAAGAACGCTTAATAGCCTATTTACAATCGCAAGGGATTGATCCTAATAGTTTACTCACTGATGGAACAGAAGGTTAG
- a CDS encoding bifunctional folylpolyglutamate synthase/dihydrofolate synthase translates to MNIDSLLQPFQHFGVNLGLSRINRLLANLGNPHHQVSVIHVAGTNGKGSVCAYLSSVLTQAGYRTGRYTSPHLVNWTERICLNEQQISAEEFYELLLKVTAAAKLDSEYPTLFEVVTAAAWLYFAQQQVDIAVVEVGLGGRLDATNVISEPLVTVITSISREHWQQLGNTIAEIAGEKAGILKPGCPAVVGKLPPDAEDVVRSLAQELQCLLITPQPASEIHPGWAEYQSIHNSKLIKYPLPLQGQIQLNNSALALATLEILQQKGWQISEEAIINGMAKTKWPGRMQWVNWHNHKLLIDGAHNPAAAQVLRNYVDTLNTQNITWVMGMLSTKDHADIFKFLLKPNDRLYLVPVPDNSSANPIELAKLANDICPDLQDCQIYPDLISSLTIAVSATDSLVVLCGSLYLIGHFLGKT, encoded by the coding sequence GTGAATATAGATTCTCTACTGCAACCATTTCAACATTTTGGCGTTAACCTGGGACTTTCGCGCATTAACAGACTCTTAGCTAATTTGGGCAATCCCCATCACCAAGTCAGTGTGATTCATGTTGCTGGGACAAATGGTAAAGGTTCAGTTTGTGCTTATTTGTCCTCTGTGCTGACTCAAGCAGGTTATCGTACAGGACGCTACACCTCTCCCCATCTAGTGAATTGGACAGAACGTATCTGTCTGAATGAACAGCAAATTTCTGCTGAGGAGTTTTACGAATTATTACTAAAAGTAACGGCTGCTGCAAAGTTAGATAGTGAGTACCCAACTCTATTTGAAGTTGTTACGGCAGCAGCTTGGTTATATTTTGCCCAGCAACAAGTTGATATAGCGGTGGTAGAAGTGGGACTGGGGGGACGCTTGGATGCTACTAATGTGATATCTGAGCCGCTTGTGACGGTGATTACTTCCATTAGCCGGGAACATTGGCAGCAGTTAGGTAATACTATTGCTGAGATTGCAGGGGAAAAAGCGGGTATTCTTAAGCCTGGATGTCCTGCTGTGGTTGGAAAATTGCCACCGGATGCAGAAGATGTGGTGCGATCGCTCGCTCAAGAATTACAATGTCTATTAATTACGCCTCAACCCGCGAGTGAAATACATCCAGGATGGGCGGAGTATCAATCAATTCACAATTCAAAATTAATTAAATATCCTTTACCTTTACAGGGGCAAATTCAGTTAAATAATTCTGCTTTGGCTTTAGCTACTTTAGAAATATTGCAACAAAAAGGTTGGCAGATTTCAGAGGAAGCAATTATCAACGGGATGGCTAAAACTAAATGGCCAGGGCGGATGCAATGGGTTAATTGGCACAACCATAAATTATTAATTGATGGCGCACATAATCCAGCCGCCGCTCAAGTTTTACGTAATTATGTAGATACTCTGAATACTCAAAATATAACTTGGGTAATGGGGATGCTATCTACTAAAGACCATGCCGATATTTTTAAATTTTTATTAAAACCAAATGACAGATTATATTTAGTCCCAGTACCAGATAATAGTTCAGCCAATCCCATAGAATTAGCCAAGTTAGCTAATGATATCTGCCCAGATTTACAAGATTGTCAGATTTATCCAGATTTAATATCATCACTAACAATAGCTGTTTCGGCAACAGATAGTTTAGTGGTTTTGTGTGGTTCTCTTTATTTAATAGGGCATTTTTTAGGAAAAACATAA
- a CDS encoding FIST signal transduction protein encodes MLKIILGHSDDPDAQGAIEEVLEQCVSDLSNLADIPPKAGILFAAIDFDHALILQEINQVFPGIDLIGCTTDGEISSILGFQQDSLTLMLFCSDTVEIRAGVGYGAKENPLTAAHQAVQQATENCTTAAKLCIPLPASYLIDGSTTNGGLILEGLKLALGSQIPILGGTAGDQFRFQTTYQFFRNEVLTDALPILIFSGDILLSYGTGCGWQPIGRKSIVTKAQGTVLYEIDGVSALEFYQRYLGDRQPTAENPLAVYEGDSDRYYMRVPNTVDSQTGSINFLGDVPEQAIVQMTDFNRDEILHGVETSLQTALERYPGTEPDAILLFSCCCRRWLLGTKAKEEYQRVKTELAKAIPICGFYTYGEFAPLEAQGSTYYHQETFVTLLLGTK; translated from the coding sequence ATGCTAAAAATTATTCTTGGACATAGTGATGACCCTGATGCTCAAGGAGCAATTGAAGAAGTTTTAGAACAATGTGTTAGTGATTTAAGTAATTTAGCAGACATTCCACCCAAAGCGGGTATTTTGTTTGCAGCTATTGATTTTGATCATGCTTTGATTCTTCAAGAAATTAACCAAGTATTTCCAGGAATTGACTTAATAGGTTGTACTACAGATGGTGAAATATCTTCAATTTTAGGGTTTCAACAAGATTCTTTAACATTGATGCTTTTTTGCTCCGACACTGTAGAAATTCGTGCTGGTGTGGGATATGGAGCAAAAGAAAACCCTTTGACTGCGGCTCACCAAGCTGTGCAACAAGCAACTGAGAACTGCACAACAGCCGCTAAATTATGTATACCTCTACCAGCTAGCTATCTAATAGATGGTTCAACGACTAATGGCGGGTTAATTCTCGAAGGATTGAAGTTGGCTTTGGGTTCTCAGATACCAATTTTAGGTGGGACAGCCGGAGATCAATTTAGATTTCAAACTACTTATCAATTTTTCCGCAACGAAGTTTTGACAGATGCTTTACCTATTCTGATTTTTTCTGGAGATATTCTCTTATCATATGGTACTGGCTGCGGCTGGCAACCAATTGGACGCAAGAGTATTGTTACGAAAGCTCAGGGAACAGTCCTTTACGAAATTGATGGTGTATCAGCACTAGAATTTTATCAGCGATATTTAGGCGATCGCCAGCCAACGGCGGAAAATCCTTTAGCAGTGTATGAAGGCGATAGCGATCGCTATTATATGCGAGTCCCGAATACAGTTGATTCTCAAACTGGCAGCATCAATTTTTTGGGAGATGTACCAGAACAAGCCATAGTTCAGATGACAGACTTCAATCGCGATGAAATTCTTCATGGCGTTGAGACTTCACTTCAAACTGCCTTAGAACGGTATCCTGGAACAGAACCAGATGCCATCTTGCTATTTTCCTGTTGCTGTCGTCGTTGGTTATTAGGCACAAAAGCTAAAGAAGAATATCAACGTGTAAAAACAGAACTCGCCAAAGCAATACCTATTTGTGGATTCTATACCTACGGTGAATTTGCACCCCTAGAAGCACAGGGTTCAACTTACTATCACCAAGAGACCTTTGTTACCCTGCTGCTAGGAACAAAATAA
- a CDS encoding sensor histidine kinase, whose product MSEIDYESRLKELEKTVRILKKKLDRSEADREQLENASELREAVLKNVIRELEESQTALENRSKELETTLGNLKALQLKLVESEKMSALGVLVAGIAHEINNPVSFIYGNLNYANDYFQDLLSLVELYQQYYPEPVAAIEQKILAIELDFLKEDSEKLFQSMTGGAERICEIVKSLRTFSRLDEADFKAVNIHDGIDSTLVILNNRLKPSPDNLYGIEIIRNYGKLPLIECYAGQLNQVFMNILANATDALEEQVIKHKQKHNQDLLTPKINICTKVIDHDWIEISIADNGLGIDEQVQAKLFDPFFTTKDVGKGTGLGLSISYRIIIELHGGKLKCHSQPGEGAKFIIQIPIRQSTLQ is encoded by the coding sequence ATGTCAGAGATAGACTACGAGAGCAGACTTAAGGAATTAGAAAAAACTGTTCGGATTCTGAAAAAAAAACTAGACCGTTCTGAGGCTGATCGTGAACAATTGGAGAATGCCAGTGAATTGAGAGAAGCAGTTCTCAAAAATGTCATTCGAGAGTTGGAAGAATCACAAACTGCTTTAGAAAATCGGAGTAAAGAGCTAGAAACCACTCTTGGTAATCTTAAAGCTTTACAACTCAAACTAGTGGAATCTGAGAAAATGTCTGCTCTCGGAGTTTTAGTTGCCGGAATTGCTCACGAAATTAATAACCCAGTCAGTTTTATTTACGGTAATTTGAATTATGCTAATGATTATTTTCAAGATTTACTAAGTTTAGTAGAACTTTATCAGCAGTATTACCCCGAACCAGTAGCTGCGATTGAACAAAAAATCCTCGCAATTGAGCTTGATTTTCTTAAAGAAGATTCAGAAAAACTTTTCCAATCTATGACGGGAGGCGCAGAACGCATCTGCGAGATTGTTAAATCACTACGGACATTCTCTCGCCTAGATGAAGCCGATTTTAAAGCAGTCAATATTCATGATGGTATTGACAGTACATTAGTAATTTTAAATAACCGTCTCAAACCATCACCTGATAATTTATATGGTATTGAAATTATTCGCAATTATGGGAAATTACCATTAATAGAATGTTATGCTGGACAACTTAATCAAGTATTTATGAATATCCTGGCTAATGCAACTGATGCTTTAGAAGAGCAAGTTATCAAGCACAAACAAAAGCATAATCAAGATTTATTAACTCCTAAAATTAATATTTGTACTAAAGTTATTGATCATGATTGGATAGAGATTAGTATTGCTGATAATGGTCTAGGCATTGACGAGCAAGTGCAGGCAAAATTATTTGATCCATTCTTTACAACTAAAGATGTTGGTAAAGGTACAGGGTTAGGTTTATCTATTAGCTATCGTATTATTATTGAATTGCATGGTGGTAAATTAAAATGCCATTCCCAACCAGGAGAAGGAGCAAAATTTATCATTCAAATTCCTATTCGACAATCTACACTCCAGTAA
- a CDS encoding acetolactate synthase large subunit, translating to MNTAELLVQCLENEGVQYVFGLPGEENLHVLEALKHSSIKFITTRHEQGAAFMADVYGRLTGKAGVCLSTLGPGATNLMTGVADANLDGAPLVAITGQVGTDRMHIESHQYLDLVAMFAPVTKWNKQIVRPSITPEVVRKAFKRSQTEKPGAVHIDLPENIAAMPVEGKPLRKDNIEKTYASFASIRAAAAAISQAVNPLILVGNGAIRAQASDAVTQFATQMNIPVANTFMGKGVIPYTHPLALWSVGLQQRDFITCGFDNTDLVIAIGYDLIEFSPKKWNPEGNIPIIHIGASSAEIDSSYIPNVEIIGDISDSLAEILKVADRQGKPKPYAISLREEIRADYEQYANDEGYPIKPQKLIYDLRQVMGPDDIVISDVGAHKMWIARHYHCHSPNTCLISNGFAAMGIAIPGALAAKLVHPNRKVVAATGDGGFMMNCQELETALRVGTPFVTLIFNDGGYGLIEWKQENQFGKGQSSFVHFGNPDFVKLAESMGLKGYRVESALDLIPILKEALAQDVPAVIDCPVDYRENSRFSQKAGELSCEL from the coding sequence ATGAATACGGCAGAACTATTAGTACAGTGTTTGGAAAATGAAGGGGTACAGTATGTTTTTGGACTCCCTGGCGAAGAGAATTTGCACGTTTTAGAAGCACTTAAACATTCATCTATTAAATTTATTACCACACGTCATGAACAGGGTGCGGCCTTCATGGCCGATGTCTACGGACGATTGACAGGAAAAGCTGGAGTGTGTCTTTCTACACTTGGGCCTGGGGCAACAAATTTAATGACTGGTGTAGCAGATGCAAATCTAGACGGTGCGCCATTGGTGGCAATTACTGGACAGGTGGGAACAGATAGAATGCACATTGAATCCCACCAATACTTAGATTTAGTGGCAATGTTTGCCCCTGTAACTAAGTGGAATAAACAGATAGTCAGACCGAGTATTACACCAGAAGTTGTGCGGAAAGCCTTCAAGCGATCGCAAACAGAAAAACCCGGTGCAGTGCATATAGATTTACCAGAAAATATTGCCGCAATGCCCGTAGAGGGCAAACCATTGCGTAAAGATAATATCGAGAAAACCTACGCTTCTTTTGCTAGTATTCGGGCAGCCGCAGCCGCGATTTCTCAGGCAGTTAACCCCCTAATTTTAGTCGGAAATGGAGCAATTCGCGCTCAAGCTAGTGATGCTGTCACGCAATTTGCTACCCAGATGAATATCCCTGTTGCTAATACCTTCATGGGTAAAGGTGTGATTCCCTATACTCATCCTTTGGCTTTATGGTCAGTAGGATTACAACAAAGAGATTTTATTACCTGTGGTTTTGATAATACAGATTTAGTCATTGCGATCGGCTATGATTTAATTGAATTTTCACCCAAAAAATGGAATCCAGAAGGGAATATTCCCATCATCCATATTGGGGCAAGTTCCGCCGAAATTGATAGCAGTTATATTCCCAATGTAGAAATAATTGGGGATATTTCTGATTCCCTCGCTGAGATTTTAAAAGTAGCAGATCGTCAAGGAAAACCCAAACCCTACGCCATTAGTTTACGGGAAGAAATTCGGGCTGATTACGAACAATATGCCAACGATGAAGGATATCCCATTAAACCGCAAAAATTAATTTATGACTTGCGGCAAGTCATGGGGCCAGATGATATTGTAATTTCTGATGTAGGCGCGCATAAAATGTGGATTGCTCGCCATTATCATTGTCATAGTCCCAATACTTGCTTAATTTCTAATGGCTTCGCTGCAATGGGGATAGCAATTCCTGGTGCTTTAGCGGCAAAACTTGTGCATCCTAACCGCAAAGTTGTAGCAGCAACCGGCGACGGTGGCTTTATGATGAATTGCCAAGAATTAGAAACAGCCTTGCGTGTTGGTACACCATTTGTCACCTTAATTTTTAATGATGGCGGCTACGGTTTAATTGAGTGGAAACAAGAGAATCAATTTGGTAAAGGACAATCATCTTTTGTGCATTTTGGCAACCCAGATTTTGTCAAATTAGCCGAAAGTATGGGCTTAAAAGGTTATCGAGTTGAATCAGCTTTAGATTTAATTCCTATACTCAAAGAAGCCTTAGCCCAAGACGTTCCTGCCGTCATTGATTGCCCTGTAGACTACAGAGAAAACAGCCGCTTTAGCCAAAAAGCCGGTGAGTTAAGTTGTGAATTGTAA
- a CDS encoding NAD-dependent succinate-semialdehyde dehydrogenase, with protein sequence MAIATINPATGETLKTFEPLNDAEIATKLDLAQQAFIQYRQTSFTQRSQWLNAAASILEQDKADFAKIMTLEMGKPYKAAIAEVEKCALVCRYYAENAADFMADVSVKTDASHSFVRYQPLGIILAVMPWNFPFWQVFRFAAPTLMAGNVGLLKHASNVPQCALAIADIMQRAGFPEGAFQTLLIGAAKVADLMADDRVKAATLTGSEPAGASLAAAAGKQIKKTVLELGGSDPFIVLESADLETAVTAATAARMLNNGQSCIAAKRFIVAEAIADKFEKLLLEKFTALKVGDPMLPDTDLGPLATPDLLQDLHQQVQVAVKSGGKVLTGGHPLADMPGNFYPPTIIIDIPVDSQIAQEEFFGPVALLFRVPDIDTAIKLANATPFGLGASAWTTNDQERDRLITEIEAGAVFINSLVKSDPRLPFGGIKRSGYGRELSIQGIHEFVNVKTVWVK encoded by the coding sequence ATGGCGATCGCCACTATCAATCCCGCTACTGGGGAAACGCTCAAAACCTTTGAGCCACTCAATGATGCAGAAATTGCCACTAAATTAGATTTGGCACAACAGGCTTTTATACAGTACCGTCAGACGAGTTTTACACAGCGATCGCAGTGGTTAAATGCAGCTGCGTCAATTCTAGAGCAAGACAAGGCTGATTTCGCTAAAATCATGACTCTAGAAATGGGCAAGCCTTACAAAGCTGCGATCGCAGAAGTCGAAAAATGCGCTTTAGTTTGCCGTTACTACGCTGAAAATGCTGCCGATTTTATGGCTGATGTCTCGGTAAAAACTGATGCTAGTCATAGTTTTGTCCGCTACCAACCATTGGGTATAATTCTCGCCGTTATGCCGTGGAATTTCCCCTTCTGGCAGGTGTTCAGGTTTGCCGCGCCGACACTGATGGCGGGTAATGTCGGCTTACTCAAACACGCTTCTAATGTGCCACAGTGCGCTTTAGCTATTGCAGATATCATGCAACGGGCGGGTTTTCCTGAAGGTGCATTTCAGACTTTATTAATCGGTGCAGCTAAAGTTGCTGATTTAATGGCAGATGACCGGGTAAAAGCCGCTACTTTAACCGGAAGCGAACCAGCCGGTGCATCCCTAGCGGCGGCGGCAGGAAAACAGATTAAAAAAACAGTTTTGGAATTGGGAGGAAGTGACCCATTTATTGTCTTAGAAAGTGCTGATTTAGAAACAGCAGTAACCGCCGCGACAGCCGCACGGATGTTAAATAATGGTCAATCTTGTATTGCAGCCAAACGCTTTATTGTCGCCGAGGCGATCGCAGATAAATTTGAGAAACTACTGTTAGAAAAATTCACAGCCTTAAAAGTTGGTGATCCCATGCTTCCCGACACCGACTTAGGCCCTTTAGCAACACCTGATCTTCTCCAAGATTTACACCAACAAGTACAAGTTGCTGTCAAAAGTGGGGGAAAAGTCTTAACAGGTGGGCATCCTTTAGCAGATATGCCTGGCAACTTTTATCCACCAACCATTATCATAGATATCCCTGTTGACTCACAGATTGCCCAAGAAGAATTTTTTGGGCCAGTAGCTTTATTATTCCGTGTGCCAGATATAGATACTGCGATTAAACTAGCAAATGCTACACCCTTTGGTTTAGGTGCAAGTGCTTGGACAACCAACGACCAAGAACGCGATCGCTTAATTACAGAAATAGAAGCAGGCGCAGTATTTATTAACAGCTTAGTTAAATCCGACCCCCGACTACCATTTGGTGGCATTAAGCGTTCTGGGTATGGACGAGAACTAAGCATTCAAGGCATACATGAGTTCGTAAATGTTAAAACAGTTTGGGTCAAATAG
- a CDS encoding adenylate/guanylate cyclase domain-containing protein: MTELTLHLKQGDIETTVTVNQDVFTIGRLPECNLYLPFGGVSRKHAQLVKTADGTWIVEDLGSKNGTQVNQTVVSQAQKLQHGDVIWLGNVNLVVLFNSPLPPPPFKPVTISDNSEQRTIFRNVKQLQQQWIEANSNDGDISDKNKTIARLKDLVDIAKNLCAAASIEEIFSQVQQVVFRYLSSIDRLALLIDVHGCGNLELINAGTRNQTQQQYLLADGSWISRSICQKVFEEKVVIQTADTQKDERFSGEQSILLKGIRSAMAVPLWDENKVVGVLYADAHLSSYHWEKDGEEELSFFSALANLVASSVQRWLLVEKLKTEEVIRHRLERYHSPAVVQHLISVGGLPDGRLSPAESEISILFADLVGFTAISEKLTPTAIAQLLNNLFEEMLQEVFACGGTLDKYIGDCIMAFFGAPEPQADHADRATATAKGMLIRLEHLNTNGFWHEPLQLRIAINSGKAVVGDVGSSQRVEYTALGATINLAARMEAVCPPSECVISEATYQLLSQPEDFQEMGDYRFKGIDRSVKIYQTKLHNLTAIINH; this comes from the coding sequence ATGACTGAACTGACTTTACACTTAAAACAGGGAGATATAGAAACAACTGTCACCGTGAATCAAGATGTATTCACAATAGGTCGTTTGCCAGAATGTAACTTATATCTACCTTTTGGGGGGGTTTCCCGCAAGCACGCCCAACTCGTAAAAACGGCTGATGGTACATGGATAGTTGAGGATTTGGGTAGTAAAAACGGCACACAGGTTAATCAAACAGTTGTCAGCCAAGCCCAAAAGTTACAACATGGTGATGTAATTTGGTTGGGTAATGTAAATTTGGTGGTATTATTTAACTCGCCGCTTCCCCCGCCACCATTTAAACCAGTAACTATTTCAGATAATTCTGAGCAAAGAACGATTTTTCGTAACGTCAAACAACTACAACAGCAGTGGATAGAAGCGAATAGTAATGATGGTGATATTAGCGATAAAAATAAAACTATTGCCAGGCTCAAAGACTTAGTAGATATAGCCAAAAACCTTTGTGCAGCTGCATCTATAGAAGAAATTTTTTCTCAAGTTCAACAAGTTGTATTTCGCTACCTTAGTAGTATTGATAGATTGGCTTTATTAATTGATGTACATGGTTGCGGTAATTTAGAGTTAATCAATGCTGGTACTAGAAACCAAACTCAACAGCAATATCTCTTAGCCGATGGTAGTTGGATTAGTCGGAGTATCTGCCAAAAAGTCTTTGAAGAAAAAGTAGTAATTCAAACTGCTGATACCCAAAAAGATGAAAGATTTTCTGGTGAACAAAGCATTTTACTCAAAGGTATTCGTAGTGCTATGGCTGTCCCTTTATGGGATGAAAATAAAGTAGTGGGTGTACTTTATGCTGATGCTCATTTGTCTTCTTATCATTGGGAAAAAGATGGTGAAGAAGAACTCAGCTTTTTTTCGGCTTTAGCTAATCTTGTAGCATCGAGTGTACAACGTTGGTTACTTGTAGAAAAACTCAAAACTGAAGAAGTAATTCGTCATCGCTTAGAACGCTATCATTCACCGGCAGTTGTGCAGCATTTGATTTCTGTCGGTGGTTTACCAGATGGTCGTTTATCACCTGCGGAAAGTGAAATTAGTATTTTGTTTGCAGATTTAGTTGGTTTTACTGCTATTTCTGAGAAATTAACACCAACTGCGATCGCGCAATTATTAAATAATTTATTTGAAGAAATGCTACAAGAAGTGTTTGCTTGTGGCGGCACTTTAGATAAATACATCGGTGATTGTATCATGGCATTTTTTGGCGCACCCGAACCGCAAGCCGATCACGCCGATCGCGCCACAGCCACCGCTAAAGGTATGCTAATTCGCCTAGAACATCTCAATACCAACGGTTTCTGGCATGAACCCTTACAATTACGCATTGCGATTAACAGTGGTAAAGCAGTTGTAGGAGATGTCGGGAGTTCCCAAAGGGTAGAATACACAGCATTAGGTGCTACTATTAACCTAGCCGCAAGAATGGAAGCAGTTTGTCCTCCTAGTGAATGTGTTATTAGTGAAGCTACCTATCAATTACTTTCACAACCTGAAGACTTCCAAGAAATGGGAGATTATCGCTTTAAAGGTATTGATAGATCAGTCAAAATTTATCAAACAAAATTGCATAATTTAACGGCAATTATTAATCATTAG